Within Thunnus thynnus chromosome 15, fThuThy2.1, whole genome shotgun sequence, the genomic segment GTTCATGAAACAGATTCATAAAGCTCCAGGATATTTTCAACTCTCACAGACACGTCTTCTTGTTAATTTGCGCTGCCCCAGGTGGGTTGGCATCCAAGTTTTTCCATTTACTTGGTATGCAAATTCATGTGCCCaatttctgtctgaacacacattTAGTCTGGTTACACCTGATTCCCTTAAATTTTATGAAAAAAGACCTATATGTATCTGTAGCAGCTCTTCTTTCTGTCCGTACCACTCATACATCTCTCTGTGATTCTCAATCTCTCACATGATGGGACCACAGGACCTGTCAGACCGTGGGCCTCTAGTGCAGCTGCGCTGTCTGCACCGTCTATATTTCCGCTGGTGCTGCGAGTGTGGTATTCAGTGTTGAGTGGGGACGTGCGGGGCCTCGGTGGAGACTGACAGATTCTTTGGGAAATAGGACAAAGTCTTGCAGCAAATATGTCTGGAATGTGTTAcagagtaaaagagaaaaaagagaaactttcGTAACCAAACCAAATGAAGGTTAACAGTTACGGTACAGTTCCAGTTTATCAGTGATGTAAGTGTTTAACCCCTCGGCCTTGCAGATAATTTTCAAGGATATTAGCCAACCTGTGGATATCATccacatctacagtatgtacagtactttTACTGAAGGGGGTCAAGGTAATGGATTATGTCTTCCATATAATGTAGTTCATTCTTTTGTTTGTGCTATTGTACATCCTTGTACATGGTACTGTAGTGTGGAGGATTATGTGAGCTCAATTACAAACTGAAATTAGTTAAAGGGTAATTCTGTTGtaaaaataatttccaaaaacaaactgaaacaaaactaTTTGCTTTTACAAGAAGCTTGATGCCACTCTTTGTATTAAAGGTGCCAtttggagttttcttgtaaacaaacaaaagttacatttacattcattgtttctcacaaaaacaaatgtgttgaatgcatttctttcctcataaaacattgcaGAGCTGcttctaaaaaatattttaaattgtgcatCGTTCACCTCTATGTTTACTTGCACGCAGTCTTCTTCGTCACTGTCTTTGTTAGcacattgttctgtttgttggAGCGTTAACATCACCAAATGTCGATTGGTTTAATAGCGTCACCACAACAGGATATGAATTGCGCTTCTTGCAAATGTTCAATACAAACCAGTGTCACAATGGGGACCagctcataaaaacattgctccatagcgctactagtggtcaaaaactgcACAGGGTAACTTTAAGGGGTTACATACTGAAAAGGTTGAGAAACTGGTGTCGCAGACCTTATGATAACATGAAGGAATCCTCTCCAAATGTTCCACATGTCCTTCTCTGTACTGATATGTTTCAGGCCTGAAAGCTCACAGTTTACAGCAGATCACACACCAAATTTAAACAGATTGAGTGTGAGCAGTGGCCCTTCCAATAAGGCCTCACCTGTAAGTGCCCCAGCTCATTCCTCTGATTGCACTTTGCACAGACCTGTTGGCCTGCGCTGCTCCTCACTTCAAAGAATTTGGATGTCTACATCTCGGGCTGCATCCACATTGTGCCAGTGCACACATGTCAACAGTCTTCTCATTCCTGCAAGATCCCGTATTTTTAGAgcactttttttctgcagctcATCCCGTATTGTTCCTCCCTTATTTCCCGCCTCAGGATGGGATTAAATCTCTGAACTTCCACTGAACTACATCGATCTAACTTAACACACCTAAGAAACTGGATACACATAGAAGGCTGCTGCAACCAGCTTATTTGTTCTATTAAATCTGCTTAAATATTGCAAGTCTGCGATGGTATAATAAAGTGACACGATGATATAGTGCTACCTGTCGCAATCAAGGCTTGGACAAAGTTCTGACTTATTCAAACAACATTTATTACAAGCAGAAATGTCAGCACGTTATGTAATCTGATTGTCCAAAGATTATCTGTCACTCCTtgaaaaataattgaataatgaTTATGTgacaaaatgcagctgaattCATGAGGTTATAAAAATATCTCCAGAGATATTAAGAATACTGTCAATGCAGAGTTGAAAATAGCTAGTGACATGTGTTATTGTTTTGGCTGAGACTGCTGTCTGATTTAACCACTAAattttttgttgacaatagAGGGGAATTAAAAATTCCAGGCCACAACATGAACAATCATCTTGGCACAGCCATATACAATGAAAGGCTGAGCTAAAGAGGATGATGATGGAGTATAAAAAGACTTGACACAATGAGTCTAACCCCGAAGTTTATCACTTGGCAGTCGTCCTGTCAAAACAACAACCCGGACTCTCGGTGCTGTCCCAGCCCAGGTTTGCTGTCGCTGGCAGCTGGATGGCGGAGGCTCTGAAGACTGGCTCAGGTCATTTATCTCTCATAACAAACTGGGTTAGGTGTGTTCAGggtcagtgtgtgaagctgttGTTAAAGGAAGAgtccaacattttgggaaatgtgtttcttttctgagactgagatgagaagataaatATTAATCTAATTTTAGCTTTAATCTTAGCAAAAatactggaaacagggaaatcGCTATTCTTGCTCTGTCcagagtttaaaaataaaaccataacatccgcaaattgttgtttttacatttctgtttatgtagggattaaacaaacaaaatacaatgtgttaattagtgagctttagaggtgctggtgggtGTATTTGTTTCACTCACTGCTTTCTTTATGTGAAACTAGGTTAAACatgtcctgactccagctccgtccttaaaggaatagttttgtCTGTAAGTATGAGTACGAGTATGATAAAACTAACAGCTTAGTCACTGCTTCTGGCAGACATCTTGTCTTTTTTACACTTCGGTTTCTGTGCAGGTCAatcaaacaagatataacatgttaattagtgagcatTAGCGGTgttggtaggtggattttttttttgttacctttggacagagccaggctagctgtttttttcctgatttcagatactaaactaagctaacagTCTCCTGGCTCTAGCCTTATATTGAATATACAGacataagagtggtatcaatcttctcatctgactctctaaaagagagtgaataagcatattttcccaaaatgtctaaatATGTACAGAAATGTGTAcagaaatatttataaaaatgagaTTGATATCTTACTCTCATAAAGGAAGCAACACAAAGTCAAACTATTTCTTGGATGTCACTGTATTTTGAATTGCATCCCAAAGCTGATTGTGTAACTCAAATTTTGGTGGATTTTCAAACAGTTAAATGTCTTCCCAGCTCTTGGGTGTTTGAAATAGTTTTGgaaaatattacataatttgAAAACTAGTACGCCATGAagcaaaaaacaagatttttttcttgttatacaAGTTACTGACATGTTGGATATCCAAACTATTTACTGCACAGTAAAATATAGAATTTTTAAGGGTACATGTCATgcttttatactgttatgatgtcagatgtctatgttaaacatgatcaaaagtcttgaggtgaacgtatgtactgtaaaatgttccctgcaagtcaaaagttaGGGTTTCAACCTGcactgaacgcttcgtttgtatattaatattacCTCCACTTCGTGAGGATGTCAGATGTCAGTTTGTTAATGCCCAAAAACAGCCGTCAGctccgtagcctttgttgctaaggtggttgctaagttGGTTCCGtaggttgttcacgttgtctgcttgaatatttcagatcagattctggcttgaacatgtacagatatatttgagaagtttaaatTTCGTGTAAattatgagaaaaagaagtgaaatcctacggctactgtttgtttatgtagcctcccgagctggccaatcagaacagagtgggctcatcaggaggcgggccttaaagagacaggagataaAACAGCTtctttcagacagaggctgaactgaggggttgcATAAAGAACCAGTATAAGaaaaataaggagttttttgaactgtaaatcatgcaaagatataccaGCAGAGCcccaaaatataaatttaaaccCAGAAAAGTCCATGTTATTTATGGAAATGTTGGCCTTGTGTCAAAATGTGTTCGacacacagtttgtgtgttgttggaCAAGCTGCGCCAAATGAAATTACAGAGGTAAATCATTTAACACAAAGTAGTTGTTGTTCCAAACCCACTTAGTCTAAAGACTGAAGTATGGCATTGCTATTTACACACATTAGCAAATTAGAACTGAGATAATGGCATTAATCGctgatgaaatgtttgttttgaaatgttttacacacaaaggAGAAGCCTTCACTGCTTCTTACACACCATCAGTGTCTATCAACGTTTACCTTGTGCATCCTTCACAAGGGATTTTCATCATGTGTTGAGAGAgacaaagcaagaaaaaagGGAATGGCAGAATTAGAGTTTCATCTCCACCTACCTaccaatgtaaacaaacacagtgacaaaggagagcaaaacaaacagcaacacagaCGCCCTTAATAACACTGTGCATGCTACTGTTAGCGAGTGTCCCCATTTCCTTATGTATATGTCTATGAAATTATCTTTGGAAACCCAAATCAGATTGatatctgtctgtgtgcagtGTTGGCACGGCAAAGTGTTTTCCCAGATAATGTAATGTTTATTCTAGGTCCAATATCTCAGCGCTTAATGTTGACAATTAAAGGAGAAATATGGGTCAAAACTTCTCAAGCCGAAAGGGACATTCCCATCAGCAACACATTATTATTGGAATAAGATAACCTTGAACCATTTTAATTCTATTTAGAATAAAGCCTCAAGGGAATCATAACTTCAAAATATGACCCCGTGAAGTTAATTCTGCTATTTAAAGCATGCACCGAGAGAAAACTGCACTTGTGGATAGCACACCCTCAGGCCTTTTCTTGTCAGACATTGATGAATGTTCGACAGGGGGAATTACTCCATCTGGTATGCTCTAAGACTAACACCTGTTAGCCACTccaacaaaaatgcaaataattacTTCAAGTGCCAAATAAATGCATCTTTTCCAATGCATTTACTATCTGTACGTATCAACTGTATATATGTCTtatgtaatatgtatatatttagaTCCTATGGAATAAGTGTTTTTCATCATCCCTTAGTTAATTTCGGATGACATAGTTCAGACCGTGGCTGGTTTATGAAACATGGTGTATAATTCCTCGCATTCTGAACATTCCCTCCAAATGTGTATATGAGCAGTGGGTGACAGGGCCCCCCACTCTCTTTGATTTCAAAGTACAGCAAAGTTAAATAAAGCCAGGAAAAGCGCCCAAGCATAACTGCAGACACGACTCATCCTCTCATTTGTGCTCgtcagcaaaacattttttaaatgtctagGGGATATTCTGTAATGCTTTTCAGTATTTGTTGTGCTCCTGGCAGGCAGGGCAGGGAGggatagagggagggagggagaagctGGGTTGGGTAGGACTGAGAGCAGGATTACAGGCAGACAGAGTGCTGAGAGATACCTGTACAGATTCCCTTAATCTACTGTCTGAGAAGTGTGTCATCTCCATTCTCATCTCCACGTGACGACAAATCAAATTCACTCAAGGCTGAAGTTGCCAGTCTGACTTTCTCCTGCCTAGCAGACATCTCTTACCCCccgctgcccccccccccaccgaTCCAACTCCCACTCCATTCTCATCTCCACGTGATGACGAATCAAATTCACTCAAGGCTGAAGTTGCCAGTCTGACTTTCTCCTGCCTAGCAGACATCTCTTACCCCCCGCAGCGCCCCCCACCGATCCAACCCCCACTCCTCAAGTAAACCTCCCTGATAGGTTTCTCATGGTGCTCAGTCATCCAGCTGACTCCTGGTGACCTTTTCAACCAAATCCTGACTTTGACTACACCAGCCAAAGTAATTAATCCCCTCTGGTTGGGCTGCGGCAGGGTTTCGTGAGATGTCTTGGCACAGCGGGGAGTGTTAGTTGGAAACCTGGGCGTGTGGAGGTAGAGAAGGGTGTTGGTCAGACGTCAGAAATCGAGGCCAGTCCGCCCCGCCCAGATGTTCCTTGCACAGAGTCCTATTGTTCGGCTCCTGAGCTGGAGAATTCCTGTCGAGTTGAGGAGATTCCTTGCTGTGTAATGGGCTATTATGTTAGCGCTCGCTCTATTCAATAGACTAATGAGTTATGCCAAAAGCTAATGTCTCAGGGGAGTTTCTTGCATAGAGCTGCATAGCTCAGAGGGTAAGTGCCATTGTTTTGGGTCCCGGGCCCGTCCACATTCTGTTAACCTCTTCAATGTGCAGGTACATGGAGGCATCTCCTTTTAGCAATGCCTCTGCAGAACTGACAGCTTAATAAAAGTTATTGCTGCCTCATGACGTAAAACGGCCTGTAATGATCTTGAAGATAAGAGCGAATGAGCTAAATCATAGACGCCAACATGCAGCAGACATGTTGATAAAGGTAATCTGATAACAAGCTCAATCAGTGTAAGGGCTGCAGCGATATGGTGCATagtaaataagtacatttactcaaatgctgtatgttttttctTACAGTTTGGAAGTACTTGAAGTTTACTTGAGTCTttcttatttatgttttatgcttctactccactacatttaagatgcaaatactgtattttatcccactgcatttatttaacagctatACTTTCACACAGTTTCTCAGTCATGTGATAAaactacattacattacacagaTCAGAACTACTCAACAGTGTATAAAGTAGTTGCTCACATGCTAAAGGAGACCATTTATCCTCGTAATGTGCACTTTTATATTTGGTACTTAtggtacattttgctgataatacttgttTACTTTTACCTATATAAAAGTTTGaatgcagtacttttacttttactgtaaaagaACCACTTTTAAATAGAAAAGCATCATCTGTGTTGGCATCTATATTTGCTTTCTCTTGTTATGCAACATGTAGATAAATAACTTTCTGCATTATAATGCTGGTTTCTTGTTGACTTGATTGCATTTCCTTATACAAGAGAGAAGATACACATCAGCAGATCCCCCTCTTTTAACAAGATGTTTGTTTGGCTACATAAACCAGCGAACGCTGTACCTTTATCGTGGGATTAAATCTAGCTGAACACTCTTCTTGCATGTCTAAACTTTCTCTGCCATCCTCTATTGTCTTTATCTGCAGTCCTGACTGACTGCTGCACCAGACATGTCTTAAAATTGTTTTGCAAACAAAAACTAGGTCTGTCTGGAAAATATGacatcagtattattattattattggactCTGCACGCAAGAGGGACACAACAGTGTTTCTTACAATAAGCCCGAGGCACAAAATCCTGCATGGATTTGTTTGCTAAATGGGCTGGATAGATAAGACTTTTCAACCAATTTGCATTGGATTGTTCTCCGCTGCCAGTTCAAGCAGCACTCTGACGAATGATGGGAGCACCACTGTTTGAAATGAACCCAAGAATAACTCGTAGGACGTTCATCTGCAAGAACCGAGATCCAAAAGGGACGAATCTGACATATTGATGCGACACGTTCACACTGCTTTAATCTCTCCTTCgcaaaatttgaaaaaagtgTTTGTGATGATAGAAAACGCCTTAAAGAATTTTCTACTTTGAAGACTCTTATACCTAAAAGAAATTACAGAGCTTGAaagtttgtcagtttttttaacagtgtCCAAATTTACTGGGTGAGTCTtaattagggttttttttttggtagaaaTGGTTTTGCTGTTCAGTGAAATCCAAGTTTAatggtttttacattttcacatgaaCTGAAGAATAACACGCTTGTTTTATGGGTTGGGAAATTCGGCATCTTGGgctaaaacttttttttaaaagaaaagtaatGTGATTATCTCAAACAGGCATTTCTCTTAGTTCCTGGGAAGTTGGCATTCGCAGAAAGACCCaaggttttattttgacagCAGCGATATTAGCTGGATGAGTGattaactgaaatgaaatgaagctGATCCAAGTCgaaattaaaaatatctgcGGAAGTGCCAGGAGGTCTGAGTTCATTTAGGGAGAAAAAACAGATGCAAGGCCCCTGAAGGAAGAGTGGTAAAGGTTGATGAAGGGACAGCAGCTGTTAATAATAGCTGTTATCTGCAATAAGGTGCCAGAGGTGAGTGGATAGGTGGGTCTCTAAAGGCCAGGTCAGGTAGTTAAGAGGTTAACATAAGAGTGACTCTTTGTTGAATTTTGCTGAGTCACCTGTTAGCAAAGGATGGAAAAGCTCAAGCTGGAAGGTGGTAGATTGTTGATATCCAGAAGATATTTTAGAGAAATAAGATCATCGCAGGGCTGAAAATAAACAACGTGTTGGATTTCTTTGAAATCCAAGCTACTGGAAAAAACCTTGAATCCACTTTCAGCTGATTCAGAAATTGCTGTGTATACACTGGTTTGGCacacagataaaagagcagAGTTAGCAgggctttattgttttttgccTCTTTGTCTTCCACATCAACACTTTCTTGTTATGACATGAGTCTGTCCCTCTCTTTATCCAGATCTCTCACACCGTCTCACTcgtttttctttcacttttgctttttctattttatgatttacaatGATTTACGAGAGTCAAAgcttctctcctgtctgtcatCTATTTTAGCTTCAAAGATCGGCGTAATTATGatccaaagaagaagaaggagttGATCAGTTAGTTTTAAATAAGTGTGTAAAAATTTATTAAAGTTTGGCCAGAATATGGCACCTCAgtgacaaaacatttcatagaAATGACAAAACCAAACATACAACCAATATGGCCATCAGATtacaatgtatgaaatgaataaataaataacacacagtACGTAGTAGCGACAGCAAACATAACATATTTagtgaaaaattaaattatgcTAAATGCAAACCAATCTGTGATAGCATGGAAAACTCCCAGGAGCTACAGTACGACACAGCTAGAATGACCTGTGTCCTGACATACAGGAGACGACCTGTTACGTAAATGCAGTAAATAGTTTCAGTCAGTGAAAAAATGTCTTGAGTAAAGTGATGACACAAGACACATAATCCCTTCTACGGAGGCATCTGTGGGAGAAAAATAATGGCATGTTTGAAATATAATAAGTAGAACTGCCTTCATCCATATATGGCAGTGTTTGGTTGAGAGATTTCTATTAACTGCTCCCAGTAATGTCAGGAAAGTTTTTGAAATGCTAtttggtggggtttttttgagTCCAGATGATGTTACAGCGACTTTAGAGCGACTGAGTCTGACCGTGACACCTGAAAAGATCAATAAATGTCTTTGATTTTTGCAGAGTGGGGGCCAAGTCCTCTGTTCAGCTTATCTGTCTTCACCTGAACTCCCCTTGTATTGTCTCTGACCTCGTTCATCTGTCTGATGAAGTGCAACCAAGTCGAGGTGTAAATgctttctgctctgctgcagacaCCTCAGGACGGCCATCGAGCCAACACGGAGAACGTTTTTCCGGCCTTGCGTGGGGCTCTCCAGTGTCTTCTTGAGGGACTCCTCTTTGGCAGATGGCTTTAGAGAAGGGTTATGAAACTCTTTCCCCCTCTGTATGACAAGGTGCGGAGGTTATCTGTCTTCTTTTAGGAGGCTGAGCTCTCGCCCTCCCATGCTCTTGCCCTGTGGCGCTGTCTCACCCTCCACTTCTCGAGCAGCAGGCGGGTTTTCAACGCAGCCCTGAGAGCTAGAGGCGACACCCGTTTCTTGTTGCTGCTCCTCATCCTGCAGAcacaagacagaaaaagcaaTCAGACATCCGAACCACTGAGCTCTCAGGTTATGCGAAAGGTAAAGCCTACAGCTAGGTGGATTTCAAGCTGTCTGTCACTCACATTCAAACAGCCAAGTATGCCAAGTGTCATGCACAACACACTTCTAAATGTCTCAAGTAGATGGAAGTTTATTTTTCCGTTTATTAATGTGTCACAGTGCAGACGTAAGGCGCCGCAAACTTTGAGAGGGTTTAATTTTGTAACAAGATGGGACATGAGTGAAGAGAGGAGCCATAACCCACATTACTCTTAAGTTGAGGGTGAAAAAGTGATGCAGCTTACTTTTTAGTAAATTCCACACAATCTTAGAGGTTTTATGGAATTCATAATGGTGCTTAGTCATCATAATATACGGGGAATTCCCTGCTTGAAGGTTAATCTCCCAAATTTCTGCCTCTAAAACACGTGCTGACTGCTTTTATCTCTCAGGACTCTCTCAGAGGGTTTTATGCATGCAGAAATGACGTGCCCTACAAAAGACCTCAATGTTGCGTGAGGTTATATAATTACCGTgtccatttatatttttttctgcaaacacACTTTAAGGCATTCAGTCTTCTTCAGTCTGAGCGGGTTGTCTTACCTCTTAATCCTGCCCGTGTCGGCTGCCAGCTTGTGTTTGCACTGCTCCCCAGCACAACCATCGCCCTCGGCGGAGCGGATCACCGTGTCTGGCGATGTCTCATACCTGTGAgcgaaacaaaaaaaaaaaagaaaacacacatgatgATGACAGCTAGATAACATTTCAATTACTCATCCCGCTGTTTCGACGCATTTAGGAGCCCATTTAAGAAACGAAACTTGTTCTAACATGCGGTGGAAACAAGCACAAAATGATAGCCTCGTTTTTTAGTAGGTTATCACCGACAATAAACATGATAGATATGTTGCTTACGGTTGTCATTGCTTGTTTACGATGTGGTTTGAAGCAGTGTTAAAAGTACCTGAGGTGGTTTTCCAGTCGGCAGAAGTTTCTGCATGTGTTGTCGTTCTCGCGGAGGCACTGGCAGCGAGGTCCGCTGTTGGTTGCCATGGAGTCCGCGACCGCGCGCCTCGTCCTGGGAGCGTTGCCCAGTCCGTAGGAGACCACGCGCCTAGATGAGACAGGGACACAGTTAGAGTCAAATAACTGAAATCAACGTTAAAAAAAACGAGCAATTTAGGTAAACCGAGGAATGTATGACGGTAAAATACGTTTCAATCTGCTTGTGACAGTCCATTTATCAAAGTTACATGTATCCAGGACTGACAAGGTAGGCAAAACAGCACTTTATGTAGCCTACAGTTAATTTACCCCCCAAAACAGTTAACTTAGCGTCCCCACCCGCAAAAACGTTAATTTACAGTTAGCTTACTGTTAGCTACTTGTCTATCATATTGTagtattgttttgtatttaaaccTGTATCCAATATGGGTAATtcattattaatacatttttattttccaaaaacaaCCTCTTAAAGGTTAAACTAAATTTTTCTGCAACTGTTGTCAAACAATATTACGCTAAAAGTGACTTACTCAGGTGTATTGACCCATATGATGTCCAGGTGGCAGAAGTAGACGCACTCCTTGTCCAGGAAGGTGGCGCAGGAGCAGCGCTTGGTCCGTACATGGCGCTCCTGGGTGACGGTGGAGGCGGTGGGTGTCTCTCCAGCTGGTGCTGATAGGACTGCAAGTAAATCATCGTTATCAAAACAGAGTCCATAAACTGTAAACCTATAACTAACCTATGTTATATGTCAGGAAAGGGTAGCCTAATGATGCATTTGCAGCAAGATTTTGATCTGCACTTATGCAAAAGGTATGAGTCAAATTTAAACGTTTACATAATACAAGTAATTGTATTTTACCCACAATTAGTGTTGTTGCTTAGATTAAACAGCTAAATCTATTCTTTTGGCTGTTGGGAGGATGATGCAAAAAATTACCTGTGCACAAAATCCAAGAGTACATCACTGACAAAACGGTAATCAAAATGTATGTATCCATCTTTAAAGGCtcttctaaaataaaaattttgctcaagaaaataaataatccacaacaagtgaaataaaaatcatcCAGTGTATCCCTGCTTCGCAAAAATGTTGCAATGAGCGTCCTCAGAGATTGACGCAGGAGCGCAGAGGCGTCAGTCTGGAGCCTCTCTGTCAATGTGGCCCCACATGTTCAGCCCTTTGACTTTATACAAGTGCTtcccacctcccctcctcctcctgcagcgcCGCACAGTTTTGTCCTTTGGCTCTTACCCAGACAATGCTGTTTGTTAGTAGTCGGTCGCTGATAAGCAGCCGTGCAAGCCAACTTCAGGACTTTGAGATTTCTTGGTTCCGAGTTAGGGAatgggaggaggggaaggggacGCCGGGTGATTGAATGCGACCTGTGCCACACTGCCGCCGCTCTTCTTGGATGTGGAGTTTACTTTTcaaacagcaggtggcagtcAAGTGAcagcatttttcagtttttatggtGAGCATTGCATACAGAAGTACTACTGGAGCATGTAGACTGATGGGATTTATGTGATGTGATCAATTATAATCTTAAGCAGAAGTGTAGAAATTATAGATATGAGGTGTTGTTACTTGACTTAAACATCACTCCAGAAGAAATGAGATTACATACAATATGTCTTACTGAAAACTACTCAactaatagatagatagatagatagatagatagatagatagatagattgagtAGAGGTAGGAGAAAAACTACCATGTTAGAGCAGCAAAGTCacatattttatcttatttcttttttaaaatttaaccAGGTAAAAACTGTTAAGGATGGAAACCTCTTTTGGAAGGGAGACATAAAAATAGGCATAAAAAATGCAGGTAAAGCAATactaaaatggaaaaaacaaaagtggaaaagaaaatacactaagaacagagaaaaataacCAAGGGGGCATTTACCATAAAATTTAGCCTCAAATTCAGTCAGAGATCTGATTCCTCAGATTAAAATCACAATACAGTTGAGATCAGGACACTCAGAGAGATGTCATGACAT encodes:
- the edn1 gene encoding endothelin-1; translation: MDTYILITVLSVMYSWILCTVLSAPAGETPTASTVTQERHVRTKRCSCATFLDKECVYFCHLDIIWVNTPERVVSYGLGNAPRTRRAVADSMATNSGPRCQCLRENDNTCRNFCRLENHLRYETSPDTVIRSAEGDGCAGEQCKHKLAADTGRIKRMRSSNKKRVSPLALRAALKTRLLLEKWRVRQRHRARAWEGESSAS